In a single window of the Arthrobacter globiformis genome:
- a CDS encoding nitronate monooxygenase, with protein MIQAPMAGGPSTPGLAAAVSSEGGLGFLAAGYKTAQSMRAEIEAVRQLTDAPVGVNVFVPQPSVIDRGTLQQYALSLTPVAERFGVALGEAKHDDDDWGNKLDVLLELAPAVVSFTFDVPHAGTVADLQRKGVYVIGTVTSRSEAVQVLAAGVDALCVQGPEAGGHRGTFDATAPAGTQPLHQLLEEVSDLGTTVIAAGGIVTGDETGAAFSRGAMAVQAGTAFLCADEAGTRQVHRNALSSRHFNTTAVTKAFSGRYARGLYNEFMRQYDSTAPFGYPEIHHLTSPIRSAAAASESPEWINLWAGTGFRRAVKGPVSSVLARLQP; from the coding sequence GTGATCCAGGCGCCCATGGCCGGGGGCCCGTCAACACCCGGGCTCGCCGCAGCCGTGAGCTCGGAGGGAGGACTGGGCTTCCTCGCCGCCGGCTATAAGACAGCCCAGTCCATGCGGGCAGAGATCGAGGCAGTCCGCCAACTCACCGATGCTCCCGTAGGGGTAAACGTCTTCGTGCCCCAACCTTCAGTCATTGACAGGGGAACCCTGCAGCAGTACGCACTATCCCTCACGCCCGTTGCTGAGCGCTTCGGCGTCGCCCTCGGAGAAGCGAAACACGACGATGACGACTGGGGCAACAAACTCGACGTCCTGCTCGAACTGGCCCCGGCTGTCGTCTCCTTCACCTTCGACGTGCCGCACGCCGGCACCGTTGCCGACCTGCAGCGGAAAGGCGTGTATGTGATCGGCACAGTTACTTCCCGCAGTGAAGCCGTGCAAGTGCTTGCGGCAGGCGTAGACGCCCTCTGCGTGCAGGGTCCAGAGGCCGGCGGGCACCGCGGAACATTTGACGCGACCGCCCCGGCTGGAACCCAACCGCTGCACCAACTGCTGGAAGAGGTTTCCGATTTGGGTACTACCGTGATCGCGGCCGGAGGCATCGTCACCGGGGACGAAACCGGGGCCGCATTTTCACGGGGGGCCATGGCCGTTCAGGCTGGCACCGCCTTCCTCTGCGCGGACGAAGCCGGCACCCGGCAGGTCCACCGCAACGCCTTGAGTTCACGACACTTCAACACCACCGCTGTCACTAAAGCATTCTCCGGTCGGTACGCCCGCGGCCTCTACAACGAATTCATGCGGCAGTATGACAGCACTGCCCCATTCGGCTACCCCGAGATTCACCACCTGACCAGCCCCATCCGTTCCGCTGCTGCAGCGAGCGAAAGCCCCGAGTGGATCAACTTATGGGCAGGCACCGGCTTCAGGCGAGCAGTCAAGGGGCCCGTCAGCTCTGTCCTGGCGCGGCTCC